In Uranotaenia lowii strain MFRU-FL chromosome 2, ASM2978415v1, whole genome shotgun sequence, one genomic interval encodes:
- the LOC129747608 gene encoding probable cytochrome P450 6a13 gives MNGDGVSFLVAAVILLGALAFNYLRRKQTYWQRLGIPSGQGSRFLVGNAAGLGNTKQSSDILDPLYYEFKRQGLKCGGIVFFIEPEILVVDPDLVKTILVKDFNKFHDRGVYVNPEGDPLSGGLFALSGNDWRMMRQKLTPVFTSGKLKLMFSTMVNVADRMRVFLQNSKTLAEIEIRDLTSRYTVDVIGNVVFGIECNSLKNTDSDFSVMGKKALQFDTMQMIKFFIGGHLNSFAKTISMRMFPMDVSNFFMNLTRESVDFRKTTNLTSNDILTQFMQIKGKTNNGTTADCVVGGMTLNELAAQSFQFFTAGFETSSATMTFCIYELALNIDIQDRLREEIKSVYAEGKQKLSYESIQSMQYLNKVVDETLRKYPPVDNLIRISNCPFQIPETDFLVPANTLFRIPVFSIQRDPDHYPDPERFDTDRFESEKVGSRNPYLFLPFGEGPRNCIGLRFGLLQTKVGLVTLLQHFRFSAEARTPMKMEFDPKGILLRPKSALYLKIEPIN, from the exons ATGAACGGCGACGGTGTGAGTTTTCTGGTGGCTGCAGTCATCCTCCTTGGTGCGCTAGCCTTCAACTACTTGAGGCGTAAGCAAACCTACTGGCAGCGCCTAGGAATTCCTTCTGGTCAGGGCTCGAGGTTTCTGGTTGGAAATGCGGCCGGTTTGGGAAACACCAAACAGAGCTCCGATATTTTGGATCCGCTGTACTACGAGTTTAAACGGCAGGGACTGAAGTGTGGAGGAATTGTGTTCTTTATTGAACCGGAAATACTGGTCGTGGATCCTGATCTGGTTAAAACGATTTTAGTAAAAGATTTCAACAAGTTTCACGATCGAGGCGTGTACGTGAATCCTGAGGGCGATCCACTGAGTGGGGGTTTATTCGCCCTATCTGGGAACGATTGGAGGATGATGCGGCAAAAATTAACACCCGTCTTTACTTCCGGAAAGTTGAAGCTTATGTTTTCAACGATGGTGAACGTAGCCGATCGTATGAGGGTGTTTTTGCAGAATAGCAAGACTCTCGCTGAAATAGAAATAAGAGATCTCACAAGTAGATACACAGTGGACGTTATTGGCAATGTTGTTTTTGGAATCGAGTGCAACAGCTTAAAAAAtactgattcagatttcagcgTTATGGGAAAGAAAGCCTTACAGTTTGATACGATGCAGatgatcaaatttttcatcggaGGCCATCTGAACTCGTTTGCCAAAACCATTTCTATGAGGATGTTTCCGATGGACGTGtcgaatttttttatgaacctTACTCGTGAATCCGTGGACTTTCGGAAAACTACAAACCTAACTTCCAATGATATTTTGACTCAATTTATGCAGATaaaaggcaaaacaaacaacggAACCACGGCAGATTGCGTTGTAGGAGGAATGACTTTGAATGAGCTGGCTGCACAGAGTTTCCAATTTTTCACAGCAGGGTTCGAAACATCATCGGCAACCATGACATTTTGCATCTATGAACTTGCGCTTAACATTGACATTCAGGATCGGCTAAGGGAAGAAATAAAATCTGTATACGCtgaaggaaaacaaaaactttcgtATGAGTCCATTCAGTCGATGCAATATCTCAATAAAGTAGTCGATG AAACTCTTCGAAAGTACCCACCGGTAGACAATCTGATCCGGATCTCCAATTGTCCCTTCCAGATCCCGGAAACCGATTTCCTAGTTCCGGCAAACACGTTGTTCCGGATTCCGGTGTTCTCGATCCAGCGGGACCCGGACCACTATCCCGATCCGGAACGGTTTGATACGGACAGGTTTGAATCGGAAAAAGTCGGATCCCGGAATCCGTACCTGTTTCTGCCGTTCGGCGAGGGCCCGAGAAACTGTATAGGGTTGCGCTTTGGACTGCTGCAAACTAAGGTCGGACTCGTGACACTGCTGCAACACTTCCGGTTTTCGGCAGAAGCACGTACCCCAATGAAGATGGAGTTCGATCCGAAGGGGATTCTGCTGCGGCCCAAAAGTGCACTGTACTTGAAAATAGAGccaataaattga